In Populus alba chromosome 1, ASM523922v2, whole genome shotgun sequence, a single window of DNA contains:
- the LOC118058144 gene encoding glycosyltransferase family 92 protein RCOM_0530710, whose protein sequence is MKDRRKRDVVSWNRFFWCTLFLVFSCVLFSGFTFSTFRFFFFGEKFHPEIVSTWRTPAMEALYGDSSAVTAPSIRETVILPDQVLVFLKYPPSSLLFTKEDLLCVYRSANKSSSQSQRRLPPNHIDGKDVDDQIVRCPLTPRGYTVSLALKSGGYIHPGPTHKWDSLVYEALIDRDNTTVVFVKGLNLRPEKLSNASRFECVYGWDFRRPKFLLRSQVISMAQEIVRCKTPLSVLGAPQRVNIPIKASIRVKGRGTLHSIARPGLRSMPQPGPPERKPHEMCICTMLRNQARFLREWVMYHAQVGVQSWYIYDNNSDDDIEDVMESLVQAGFNISRHVWPWIKTQEAGFAHCALRARESCEWVGFIDVDEFFYSPLGLILHDVISNQSGSGNNVAEIRTSCYSFGPSGLKHLPPQGVMVGYTCRLGAPERHKSIVKPEALNSTLVNVVHHFHLSEGFRYVNADRGVLVINHYKYQVWEVFKEKFYRRVATYVADWQNEQNVGSKDRAPGLGTRAVEPPDWSSRFCEVTDTGLRNLVLQKFMDPLTNHLPWEELGRGYGNIAEYKDSSKDTHMVDLPLHKPLIIAVAKASISNEFKQNLTVRNKSPQASISHPLSLKKGKRFFPFFSLDSNQKTKKDSKMVSEEQKESPRVRMQSNPVDNSQNMENLFSPRFKSVAAMAGWDEESILFASLIVEDTPERQFKHKKRSDLHFKTPPSTNKRRKRRDQKKSPISIPVPILNLDEEEELVMKESEKKKTEPRIAVDEENKLGGDKLAKDNPDASCSNSALPCMDKLREELSCAICLEICFEPSTTSCGHSFCKKCLRSAADKCGRKCPKCRQLIGNSRSCTVNTVLWNTIQLLFPQEVEAKKASGRKNQKEHQSSERKTNNDLRSRNVRPSRVQPSRVSNRDASTSRDMWNQDEEDTPLVQRLRRREALERLIVSREASGRRRRGIPSQDEDTALALRLQREEFMEAFGGTQEQSGISLSSARANLRVMASRAAISIHSRGRPI, encoded by the exons ATGAAAGACCGTAGGAAACGAGATGTTGTTTCATGGAACAGGTTCTTTTGGTGCACTCTTTTTCTTGTCTTCTCTTGTGTTCTCTTCTCTGGCTTCACTTTCTCCACTTtccgcttcttcttctttggag AAAAGTTTCACCCGGAAATTGTCTCAACATGGCGGACGCCGGCGATGGAGGCACTTTACGGCGATTCTTCTGCGGTTACGGCACCATCAATTCGTGAAACAGTTATACTTCCAGACCAGGTTCTAGTTTTCCTAAAATACCCCCCATCGTCTCTGCTATTTACAAAAGAGGACCTCCTGTGCGTTTATCGCTCGGCTAATAAATCATCATCCCAGTCGCAGCGCAGGCTGCCCCCAAATCACATAGACGGTAAGGATGTCGATGACCAGATCGTACGGTGTCCACTCACTCCACGTGGCTACACTGTTTCGCTAGCTTTGAAATCTGGCGGCTATATCCATCCGGGACCCACTCACAAGTGGGACTCGCTTGTTTATGAAGCCTTGATAGACCGTGATAATACTACAGTTGTTTTTGTCAAGGGGCTGAATCTACGGCCGGAGAAACTTTCTAACGCTTCAAGGTTTGAGTGTGTGTACGGCTGGGATTTTAGGAGACCCAAGTTTTTGCTACGATCCCAGGTCATATCAATGGCTCAAGAGATCGTACGGTGCAAAACCCCTTTGAGTGTCTTGGGTGCCCCACAAAGGGTCAACATCCCCATCAAGGCATCCATTAGAGTGAAGGGTAGAGGAACATTACACTCCATAGCCCGCCCGGGGCTCCGGTCGATGCCCCAACCTGGTCCACCGGAACGAAAACCACATGAAATGTGCATATGCACCATGCTACGCAATCAAGCTAGGTTCTTAAGAGAATGGGTCATGTACCATGCCCAAGTTGGAGTACAGAGTTGGTACATTTACGACAACAACAGTGATGATGACATTGAAGATGTTATGGAGTCACTGGTCCAGGCGGGTTTTAACATTTCTAGGCATGTTTGGCCATGGATCAAGACCCAGGAAGCAGGGTTCGCACACTGCGCGCTAAGGGCACGGGAGTCGTGCGAGTGGGTTGGCTTCATAGATGTGGATGAGTTTTTTTACTCTCCTCTGGGGTTAATTTTGCATGATGTGATTAGCAATCAATCGGGGTCTGGAAATAACGTTGCTGAGATACGTACTTCGTGCTACAGTTTTGGGCCGTCGGGGCTCAAGCATCTTCCGCCACAAGGAGTGATGGTAGGGTATACGTGCCGGCTCGGAGCACCGGAGAGACACAAGAGTATAGTGAAACCTGAAGCATTGAATTCCACACTGGTCAACGTGGTGCACCATTTTCATTTAAGCGAGGGTTTTAGGTATGTAAATGCTGACAGGGGAGTTTTGGTTATTAACCACTACAAGTATCAAGTGTGGGAGGTGTTCAAGGAGAAGTTCTATAGGAGGGTAGCTACTTATGTGGCTGATTGGCAAAATGAGCAAAATGTTGGGTCCAAGGACCGAGCCCCGGGCTTGGGGACCAGAGCTGTTGAGCCACCAGATTGGTCGAGTAGGTTTTGTGAAGTGACAGACACTGGGCTCAGGAACCTGGTATTGCAGAAGTTTATGGACCCATTAACCAACCATTTGCCATGGGAGGAGCTCGGAAGAGGTTATGGAAAT ATTGCGGAATACAAAGACTCGTCTAAGGACACACACATGGTAGATTTGCCCCTTCATAAGCCCTTAATTATAGCCGTTGCAAAGGCCTCGATATCAAATGAGTTCAAACAAAATTTGACCGTTAGAAACAAATCACCCCAAGCCTCCATCAGTCACCCCCTCTCTCTCAAGAAAGGAAAACGATTTTTCCCATTCTTTTCTCTCGATTCAAAtcaaaaaaccaagaaagaCTCCAAAATGGTGAGTGAAGAACAAAAGGAGAGTCCTAGAGTCCGGATGCAATCAAACCCAGTTGACAATAGCCAAAATATGGAGAATCTTTTCAGTCCCAGATTCAAATCCGTGGCTGCCATGGCTGGTTGGGACGAAGAATCTATCCTTTTCGCAAGCCTTATTGTTGAAGACACGCCAGAAAGACAGTTCAAACATAAAAAACGCTCCGATTTGCACTTCAAGACTCCACCTTCAACCAATAAAAGAAG GAAGCGGAGGGATCAGAAGAAGAGTCCAATTTCAATTCCTGTACCTATTCTAAATCTTGACGAAGAGGAGGAGCTTGTAATGAAAG AAAGTGAGAAAAAGAAGACGGAGCCGAGAATTGCTGtagatgaagaaaataaattaggaGGAGACAAATTAGCTAAAGACAACCCTGATGCTTCTTGCTCAAACTCAGCTCTTCCTTGCATGGATAAACTTAGAGAAGAGCTTTCTTGTGCT ATTTGTTTGGAGATTTGCTTTGAACCTAGTACCACTTCCTGTGGACACAG TTTCTGTAAGAAATGTTTGCGATCTGCTGCTGATAAATGTGGGAGGAAATGCCCAAAGTGCAGGCAACTGATAGG AAATAGCAGATCCTGTACGGTGAATACAGTTCTTTGGAACACAATACAGCTTCTGTTTCCTCAAGAAGTTGAAGCAAAGAAGGCATCGGGCAGGAAAAACCAGAAAGAGCATCAAAGCTCAGAAAGAAAAACCAATAATGATTTAAGAAGCCGAAACGTTCGGCCTTCAAGAGTTCAGCCTTCTAGAGTGTCAAACAGAGATGCAAGTACGAGTAGAGATATGTGGAACCAAGACGAGGAGGATACTCCATTGGTGCAAAGATTGCGAAGAAGAGAAGCTCTTGAGCGGCTAATAGTAAGCAGAGAAGCAAGTgggaggagaagaagaggaaTACCAAGCCAAGATGAGGATACTGCATTAGCTCTAAGGCTGCAGAGAGAAGAGTTTATGGAAGCTTTTGGGGGAACTCAAGAGCAGTCAGGAATCTCTCTTTCATCAGCTAGAGCAAACTTGAGAGTCATGGCATCTAGAGCCGCCATTAGCATTCATTCTAGAGGCCGGCCTATATAG